In Styela clava chromosome 6, kaStyClav1.hap1.2, whole genome shotgun sequence, the genomic window caattttccttattttagtcctattatcagttcgaagactagccaagagcctcccgtagtatttatatctaaaattatggcctaaccctaacctagtacacatattacattccgatgtccgccatcttggttcgcatacttcgggagccccttacTAGGTACTATTAACCATGACTACATTAATTGAGTCTCAGAAGGCAGCTACAGAACATAGAAGGGAGGCATGCAATGTTGAGAATCTTTGTGAGGGAGGCACGGATTATGAGAGTTTGAGACCCACTGTTTTAAAGTCTCCACTGATAATTTCTGTCAGTACGACGAGGTCACAAAGTATTGAGTCTTAGGTAGCCATGAATCATGTAATATTTACAAGGATAAATCAAGTCTTAATTATTATGCTGCTCTACTTTTTTCTTTACATTTCTTTAAAGCTGGTTTGTTTATTTACCAAATAGAAATCTTTGGTGAGACTGGACTCATAGATGCTCATTGCCTTACAATCCTCATCTTCTTCCGTGCCTATGTTTCCCCTCCTGTTTTTCATCTGGTCATTCACGATAGTAAGCATATCAGTGACATGCTTGGTTTTGTAGAACTTTCTGAACACATCGTATATATACTGGATCATCCAGGAACCTTCTTCCTTATTTCTCAGAGCCACGAACTCTTGATGAGTTGCATATACAGTAATGATATCACTCATCTCAGGCATGAGAGCATCCACAGGATAAGACTCCTCATGGTCTCCTAGAAATACACCTGCATCAGTAGAATCTTTGAAATTTCCTTTATCGAGCTTTTTTCCCCTGCAGTATTGGAGAATTAGCAATTTCGGTATATTTCTCAACGGCTGAGCTTCTTTATTGCAGAAGATTTTTTGAAGTTCACTAGCTTGTAATTTGCTTTTGTCATTTCCATATAGgatttcttcatattttattaGCTTTGTTTCTTGATTTTCACCAgcctttttttctgttttttgatCAATGATTTTCTGTTCTTCGATTGGCACATATCCTCCATGCGTACTTATAACAACAACgacataatcaatattttttgctgTCGCCACTTCTTCTAGCAATACTTTCATTTCACCGGCCGTTTTATCACAATGTACTTTGTCCTCCACAAGTTCACAACCCAAGGTTTCTCTCCACAGATAATCCATATATTGCCGATCTTTCGTACACCCGGGCTTTCTAGAACCAACCTTGCCTTCGTCAGCAAAAGAATTGCTTATGATGAGTGCGATACCTTTCCCGTTTTTCAATGGATACATGAACTCATCTTGCCTTTTTTCACCATCAAGATCCTCTTGTGCCTGTTTTGGAAAAATCGTTTCAGATTggctgaaaaaatattcaagtttcaGAGCGGTCAATTTATCcagattttcttcattttctttgTTCATCCACACTTTAACTGTTTCCTGCTTGAGTTTGGGGAAGTTGCCTTGATACTTAGTTTGcagtttttcaatttcatcatcGTCGAAACCTAGTTTCAATCTAGAAAATTCTTCCCATTGGGGCTCATGGAATACATTTGTTGCTTCGTAGATAAACTTTGCATCTTTATTTTTCAAGctttttgccattttgttttatgttaagTATTTTACTGCATAGATCTTAAAGACACATAATTTCAGAAATACAATTAGTTCAATCTATCTCCTGCCTGCCTGAACTGATTAACTTTTGGAATAAATTTTCAAGTAAAGTTTTGAGATTGTGATATAAACAAGGCTgccatatttttaaactttctaaatttgCCTCTATGCTCAGTTTGTAGTTCTTCAAATGCTTCCGCTATTTTCCGAAAAAATCtagtactccagaagtatgtgcatcaagatagCGGAAACCGGAACAAGTCAGTCCCAAGTCATCCAAGTTTTGATTTAACCCTTTTAAATACAGTTTATAATAATGCACATagaagttgaattttttttgaatatcgcAATAACCCCCGTACATACCGTCGATTCGTTTTACATCATACTTTTTACATACAATAAGCTACACGTGCCTACTACCAGCCGTTTAGTCGTGTTACAGtagatttaataaaaaaaaacgagaatatcggtcggagaccgaagacttatcgatcaaaactgcggtttcgattcatgactctatagtgtcaccgcgtgtcccatcactaattaattaataactcgctaattatacaacatatttcatccaaaatcaataggcttctggtccgagatatgatgaatgtacatgcaaaatttggagcagattcaactacgtcttcgtgagatatcgcttgcatctaacagacaaacagacaaatacctatcaacatactcatcgatctaaagatcgataagtaaagtAAAAATCACATTGACTTGAGTCTTCCATTTTgttaaaaagcaaaaatacttCGACAATAAAACAACTATGAATTAAATATAGATTGAAAATATCTATCTCGATGTCAACATAGCGGAAATTAAGTTATTGCAAGCTAGTGTGTCAAGACACTTTTTGAAGTAACCACTGACTTGAGGATTCATATATTTAGGAGCTCATTGCCGAGATCCAATATCGGCATacgtatttttttcaaacacaATATCAGTTCTATTAGAAAAATCATAATGTCATCCTGCgacaaaaaggaaaaaaaatttctttattaaattactaaaaatttaaaataaaagaaaaccaTCCAAACTATCGTTCATCTTAACCTTTCTGCATTACCTATTTCAACTTGAATTGAATATACATCAACTTTTCTCCTAAACATTaacaaatgttaaataaattcgGCATTCCATATCTGAAACTTCGCATGCAAatgcatttaaaataataaatcttctAAACTTTATCATATTTAGGCGTATTTATGGCACAGGGCACATGAAACAACAACTATACTTTGCCTCTATACATCTCCTGATGTATTAGTTGAATTACAAAGCCAATGTATGATAAATAAAGTAACATAtaagttgaaaatatttgctCTATATCGTAACAAGTTTCGCTTCGAGTTTCGATGTTCTCAGTATTTCTTTGTTCTTTCATTGAACTAATTATCCTAATGTACACACTTCAAGATAATGGGAACGTCTCCCTGTGTACATTACCATgatttatcgcctacaaccgaGACCTGATTGATAAACACTTTGGACTTTGATTTATTACCAACTGTAGGGCTTTTTTATTAGTAGAACCTGAGCTATGATCAGATATTATATCCTGGGGGGAAAAAAAAGCTGATAagatggctcaatcatatgacaaCTCACAGCCTTTTGTCCAGTTACCAAATAGTGCAATGGTACGCAAAGTCGCAATGTTAGATACAAATCCAATACCTGTGCCCAACAACTCACCCAGGATAAGTTTTGTATAAATGCTTGACATGTCtccactctgaacaaggctttaTGCAAGCTGTCACTGATGTACAGGGGGttcatattaatttgaattttcggTACttttgtagtatgtgaaccaagatggcggacactggaacgcaTACTACACAAAAGCCGACTTTTCTATCTCTTTTCGATTGGCATTGCTTAcctattttattttgaacagTATGAGGGGGTGCGCAGGGCTGGCCAAAACCTAATATTTTACTGTTCTAAATACattctgagaaaatatttttgaacatagaatttgaatacattctaacTTGGCGGCAAGTAATGGCAAAATTTTGTCCATTATATCTTCATGTTAATCACAATCAAAACGACTCGAACGTAAAGGTTATTGGTTATTTGTTTGTTACAACAAGAGATACTGTACGTATTGATCTATCTGTCTGACAGCtcaaaatctctaattttaaaataaaaaagttataaactactcctaaattgaaaaatttactaTATTAGAATATTCGATTCGTCTTGTAATCTCTAGTGGTGAATATGGGATTCTAAGTTGGGATCTTTAACTTTTAATGGAACATAACGCAAATCTATAGTTCCTATTCCCACTAGTGTCATAAGTCAAACTGAAAAGATTCCGTCCCTTCCAAAAATCATACTCATAAGTTACTGCTTGTCGGAGTCTAGGtctgaattaaaatcaaatatatagacacggtCAAAGGTCACATGAAAATGTTCCTCAAGGACATAATAAACATTTctatgaattgaaaaaaacagcaaattttgggtgaaatatcaGGCACCATCAGACTTAGGGATTCGaatgaaataaaagtattattctTCTAGCATAGTAATCGGAAAACTGTGGGCTGCGGCCCAATCGAGGGCTTCTGAGCATTTCCTAGTTGGTCtctaataaatttcaattatggcAGTGATACACAAAAATTACGTGTATTACGGTGTTAAATTTAAAGTTTCCAAAGAAAATGTTGGGACCTgaagcctttttcattttactatttggGCCTCACTTTGCCGGCTACTGTTCCAGTAAGCACTGAAATTTGCAATAGATCAATTGCGGAAAAAGTTTCTTACAGCAAAAACTACAACAATTTACCAAAACGATCCATTTCTAAGGCTGTTCCCAAGTGGCGAGAGAGCCTTGTTCGAATTAAAGAAGTCGAAACACCACATACTTTTGATTGTTATTAATCCAGATATTGTTAAAGCTGAAATGACTAAGCAACCTCAGttgaataaagaaaataaagtcTAGGTTTCTGGATTTTCAATCTTTTTAGTGGTGCGGAAACTCAATGAAACATTCGAGAGGCTCAAGAAAATCATGGCTAATACACGCAATGCTGTAAGTAAAATTGTAAAACCAAGCATGAAACTGGCTtaacaaaatgatcttcaaaAAGTAGCAAATTCAATAATAAAGGCTAACATAATaggtatttgaataaaaataagtttatttaGACTCCAAAATCAgcataataaacaataaatagttgataaaatcaaaataaattaaagtgaGTAAAGAATCGTGATGGCAaagaatatatttaaatatacatatatcatGGGCTtttggatttgaatgtaaacttgcaGAATCCCTGGACTGTATTTCCGAACTCCGGCTGAATACTACTGGTGTAATTCAATGGTTACCAACCTTTCTCGGTATATTCCTCCTTTTGTCCATTTCAAAACTCTTCATTCCCCCACATTGTGCATTGAAATCTGTTTGTTGTTTAATGTAACGATAAGTACAGTTTGAATAGTTCATACTgtgtaaataaatatgtatcacaataaaactaaaaagtCAGGAATATTGGTAATGCCACGGCAAACACACATTACTCGCGCTCTC contains:
- the LOC144424509 gene encoding caspase-2-like, whose protein sequence is MAKSLKNKDAKFIYEATNVFHEPQWEEFSRLKLGFDDDEIEKLQTKYQGNFPKLKQETVKVWMNKENEENLDKLTALKLEYFFSQSETIFPKQAQEDLDGEKRQDEFMYPLKNGKGIALIISNSFADEGKVGSRKPGCTKDRQYMDYLWRETLGCELVEDKVHCDKTAGEMKVLLEEVATAKNIDYVVVVISTHGGYVPIEEQKIIDQKTEKKAGENQETKLIKYEEILYGNDKSKLQASELQKIFCNKEAQPLRNIPKLLILQYCRGKKLDKGNFKDSTDAGVFLGDHEESYPVDALMPEMSDIITVYATHQEFVALRNKEEGSWMIQYIYDVFRKFYKTKHVTDMLTIVNDQMKNRRGNIGTEEDEDCKAMSIYESSLTKDFYLVNKQTSFKEM